Proteins encoded by one window of Aspergillus chevalieri M1 DNA, chromosome 6, nearly complete sequence:
- the nte1 gene encoding lysophospholipase (BUSCO:EOG092603EH;~COG:I;~EggNog:ENOG410PFPD;~InterPro:IPR016035,IPR002641,IPR001423,IPR000595, IPR018490,IPR014710;~PFAM:PF00027,PF01734;~TransMembrane:4 (o65-82i89-108o114-136i391-409o);~go_function: GO:0004622 - lysophospholipase activity [Evidence IEA];~go_process: GO:0006629 - lipid metabolic process [Evidence IEA];~go_process: GO:0046470 - phosphatidylcholine metabolic process [Evidence IEA]): protein MADGGGLDNLPQLLPSSSVQEPPNQLTFSSAFSRAARAPAITASLSGVTGIAASHLPPPPLSSPPTPSTMAGWIGWLFTFFFQVVPSILYWIITFCTITLPTWLFTLFSMSLTFTMNFTTLLLILLVLVSTISWFIRYRFLNMYSRLPPEPQRKEPQLDLFPDVHEGDSKPGLANYLDEFLSAIKVFGYLERPVFHELTRTMQTRKLVAGETLMLEEEKGFCLVVDGLVQIFVKSIRDRKPGIDEDVHHMDNESSDEEGHNIGGKQGYQLLTEVKNGASMSSLFSILSLFTEDVQLRASESTRSSTPSNVPMSAGASREPDSFPASPHGSIPLDSPLAMSRGRSDSTPHLNGSGELPTVPPLNLDESAQDSPRGPRRLPGKKRRKSVHPDIVARAMVDTTIAIIPASAFRRLTRVYPRATAQIIQVILTRLQRVTFATAHSYLGLSSEVLGIEQHMAKFTNYDLPNEMRGTALDRLKDKFIKERDRLGPEEITKGIALHNPSLGRRRISTTSLRKEATLHAKIASSRRPASVIGQENLNMTSERDTGVSPGDLLSTIQLSRFGPRYEHLAPRLQTPLAEREQSPFRPPHLHRKESSIDEDVLFRDAILDCIMKGIGLSGSTRDAFRKSSHSGDASPRLLSYDSRRQKAVFSNAFGFIDPYEGAGEGETESMMSMSVTSAGGTSPIVNLKEELRSDIEIVYFPQGSVLVEQGERHPGLYYVVDGFLDVGIPVSDKGEDLVGTSRPTFMSRSSEEPFPTLKRTTTGTTRSFAVTGAAEGNKRKKQSRKSLYMIKPGGIQGYVGAVASYRSYTDVVAKTDVYVGFLPRSSLERIAERHPIAQMTLAKRLTSLLPPLLLHIDFALEWVQVNAGQVIYHQGDESDAIYLVLNGRLRSVLEGADGKMTVVGEYGQGESVGELEVMTESTRPATLHAIRATELAKFPRSLFNSLAQEHPGITIQVSKLIAQRMRDLVEHPVSEKGMEQSNAGSVKTATSTINLRTVCILPVTAGVPVVEFGHRLLHALHQIGVTNGVTSLNQAAILNHLGRHAFTKMGKLKLSQYLADLEEKYGMVLYIADTNVNAPWTQTCITQADCILLVGLAEASPNIGEYERFLLGMKTTARKELVLLHAERYCPPGLTRRWLKNRVWVNGGHHHIQMAFRLTTEPSHPQSNKHLGTVLKQRVQVIQAEIQKYTSRRIRQTPLYSAHTPFKGDFHRLARRLCGRSVGIVLGGGGARGIAHIGVIKALEEAGIPIDIIGGTSIGSFIGALYARDADVVPMYGRAKKFAGRMGSMWRFALDLTYPTVSYTTGHEFNRGIFKTFGDSQIEDFWLEFYCNTTNLSRSRAEFHSSGYVWRYIRASMTLAGLIPPICDEGSMLVDGGYIDNLTVSHMKGLGADVIFAVDVGSIDDNTPQAYGDSLSGFWSVVNRWNPFSSIPNPPTLSEIQARLAYVSSIENLERAKTMPGCLYMRPPIDPYGTLEFGKFDEIYQLGYNFGKQYLERLRNEGSLPIPEETEEKKKLQRTMAPRRASI from the exons ATGGCCGACGGCGGAGGCCTAGACAATCTGCCGCAATTGCTGCCCTCCTCCTCAGTGCAGGAACCTCCGAACCAGCTTACTTTCTCCTCGGCCTTTTCGCGCGCTGCTCGAGCCCCTGCCATAACCGCAAGTCTATCGGGAGTGACAGGCATTGCTGCCTCCCATTTACCACCCCCGCCTCTGTCATCGCCTCCAACGCCCTCAACCATGGCTGGGTGGATTGGCTGGTTGTTTACCTTCTTTTTTCAGGTTGTCCCGAGCATACTTTACTGGATCATCACCTTCTGCACCATCACCCTGCCAACATGGCTCTTTACGCTCTTTTCCATGAGCCTGACCTTCACCATGAACTTCACGACCTT ACTTCTAATTCTGTTGGTCCTCGTCTCGACCATCAGCTGGTTCATTCGTTACCGGTTCCTGAACATGTACAGCCGTCTTCCTCCGGAACCACAACGGAAAGAACCCCAACTCGACCTCTTCCCCGATGTCCATGAAGGCGATTCGAAGCCCGGTTTGGCCAATTACCTCGATGAGTTCCTCAGCGCGATCAAAGTCTTCGGATATCTGGAGCGACCCGTTTTCCACGAGTTGACCCGCACGATGCAGACGCGGAAATTGGTCGCTGGAGAGACACTCATGttggaggaagaaaagggttTCTGCTTAGTGGTGGATGGATTGGTGCAGATCTTTGTCAAATCCATTCGGGATCGCAAACCGGGAATCGATGAGGACGTGCATCACATGGATAATGAATCGTCGGACGAGGAAGGCCACAACATTGGAGGGAAACAAGGGTATCAATTGCTCACAGAGGTCAAGAATGGCGCATCCATGTCGTCGTTGTTCTCGATTCTGTCGCTGTTCACCGAAGATGTTCAACTCCGCGCATCAGAGAGCACAAGATCAAGCACCCCTAGTAATGTTCCAATGAGCGCAGGCGCATCTCGCGAGCCCGATTCATTTCCTGCCAGTCCACATGGATCGATCCCGCTGGATAGTCCCTTGGCTATGTCAAGAGGACGCAGTGATTCTACTCCTCATTTAAACGGTAGTGGAGAGTTACCAACCGTGCCACCGTTGAATCTGGATGAGAGTGCGCAAGACTCTCCGCGAGGGCCCAGGAGACTGCCGGGGAAGAAGAGGCGGAAATCGGTCCATCCAGATATCGTCGCGCGTGCGATGGTGGACACGACGATTGCTATAATCCCCGCCAGTGCATTCCGCCGCTTGACAAGAGTTTATCCTCGAGCAACTGCACAGATTATCCAGGTCATTCTTACTCGTCTGCAGCGCGTCACTTTCGCCACCGCGCATTCATATCTGGGTCTCAGCAGCGAAGTGTTGGGCATTGAGCAACATATGGCCAAGTTTACGAACTACGATCTACCCAATGAGATGCGAGGCACCGCATTGGATCGTTTGAAGGACAAATTCATTAAAGAAAGAGATCGATTGGGACCAGAGGAGATCACAAAGGGAATTGCGCTGCATAATCCTTCTCTCGGGCGAAGACGTATCTCCACGACTAGTTTACGGAAGGAGGCTACTCTCCATGCCAAAATAGCGTCTTCACGGCGTCCTGCTTCGGTGATTGGTCAGGAGAACTTGAATATGACTAGTGAACGCGACACAGGTGTCAGCCCTGGTGATCTGTTGTCCACTATTCAGCTTTCTAGATTTGGACCGCGATATGAGCATCTGGCCCCACGATTGCAGACTCCTTTGGCAGAACGAGAACAATCGCCTTTCCGGCCACCACATCTCCACCGAAAGGAATCGTCAATTGATGAGGATGTTCTGTTCCGGGATGCCATTCTTGATTGTATTATGAAGGGCATTGGACTCAGTGGTAGTACCCGTGACGCGTTTCGCAAGAGTAGTCACTCAGGCGATGCATCCCCGAGACTTCTTTCGTATGATTCCCGGCGTCAGAAGGCCGTGTTCAGCAATGCATTTGGATTCATTGATCCGTATGAGGGCGCTGGAGAAGGCGAAACGGAGTCGATGATGTCGATGTCGGTGACTAGCGCTGGTGGTACTTCGCCTATTGTCAACCTGAAAGAGGAGCTTCGGAGCGATATTGAAATTGTCTACTTCCCGCAGGGATCGGTTTTGGTTGAGCAGGGAGAGCGACACCCCGGACTATACTATGTCGTCGACGGATTCTTAGACGTAGGAATTCCCGTGAGCGACAAGGGAGAAGACTTGGTTGGAACCTCCAGACCGACATTCATGTCCAGATCGTCCGAGGAGCCATTTCCGACGCTCAAACGCACTACGACTGGCACAACGCGGAGCTTCGCTGTTACTGGCGCGGCTGAGGGCAATAAGCGGAAGAAGCAATCACGGAAATCGTTATACATGATCAAACCCGGTGGAATCCAGGGATACGTGGGTGCTGTTGCATCCTACCGGTCATACACTGATGTAGTCGCCAAGACTGATGTCTATGTGGGTTTCCTCCCGCGTTCATCCCTGGAGAGGATTGCGGAACGGCATCCAATCGCCCAAATGACTCTGGCCAAGCGGTTGACCAGTCTGCTGCCGCCACTGTTGCTTCATATCGATTTCGCCCTTGAGTGGGTGCAGGTCAACGCTGGACAGGTCATCTACCACCAAGGTGACGAGAGTGACGCGATTTATCTTGTGCTGAATGGCCGTCTGCGGTCTGTTTTGGAAGGCGCGGATGGCAAGATGACCGTGGTTGGCGAGTATGGCCAAGGAGAGAGTGTGGGCGAGTTGGAAGTGATGACAGAGTCGACCCGTCCTGCCACGCTACATGCCATTCGCGCTACTGAATTGGCCAAATTCCCCAGATCATTGTTCAATAGTCTAGCGCAAGAGCACCCAGGTATCACGATTCAGGTCTCCAAGTTGATTGCGCAGCGGATGCGTGACTTGGTCGAGCACCCAGTGTCAGAAAAGggtatggagcagagcaACGCCGGTAGTGTCAAGACCGCGACGTCGACGATTAACCTTCGCACGGTTTGTATCTTGCCAGTGACTGCTGGGGTTCCAGTGGTGGAGTTCGGACACCGTTTGCTGCATGCGCTTCATCAGATTGGTGTGACCAATGGAGTGACGTCGCTAAACCAGGCGGCTATCCTGAACCACCTGGGTCGACATGCGTTTACGAAGATGGGCAAGCTCAAGCTGTCTCAGTACCTGGCGGACCTGGAAGAGAAGTATGGTATGGTGCTGTACATCGCAGACACCAATGTAAATGCGCCGTGGACTCAAACATGCATTACGCAAGCGGACTGTATTCTGCTGGTTGGTCTGGCAGAGGCATCACCTAACATCGGAGAATACGAGCGGTTCCTACTGGGAATGAAAACAACGGCCCGCAAGGAGCTCGTCTTGCTACATGCTGAACGATACTGTCCTCCAGGACTAACTCGCCGGTGGCTGAAGAACCGGGTGTGGGTCAACGGAGGCCACCACCACATCCAAATGGCATTCCGATTGACGACCGAACCATCCCATCCCCAGTCAAACAAGCACCTGGGTACTGTTCTAAAGCAGCGTGTCCAGGTCATTCAAGCGGAAATCCAAAAGTACACCTCCCGACGAATTCGCCAGACACCTCTCTACTCTGCGCACACGCCGTTCAAGGGTGACTTTCACCGTCTGGCGCGACGGCTCTGTGGTCGGTCTGTTGGTATTGTGCTtggtggaggtggtgctCGAGGTATCGCGCATATCGGTGTGATCAAGGCGCTTGAGGAGGCGGGTATTCCTATTGATATTATTGGTGGCACGTCGATTGGTTCGTTCATCGGTGCCCTGTATGCACGCGATGCAGATGTCGTTCCGATGTACGGTCGAGCGAAGAAATTCGCGGGTCGTATGGGCAGTATGTGGCGATTTGCGCTGGATCTAACCTATCCGACTGTTTCTTACACTACTGGCCACGAGTTCAACCGTGGTATTTTCAAAACCTTTGGCGATAGCCAGATTGAAGACTTTTGGCTAGAATTCTACTGCAACACGACCAATCTCAGCCGCTCACGGGCAGAGTTCCATTCCTCGGGATACGTGTGGCGATACATCCGTGCCTCAATGACACTAGCCGGTCTCATCCCCCCGATCTGCGATGAAGGCAGCATGCTCGTCGACGGCGGCTACATCGACAACCTTACCGTCTCGCACATGAAAGGCCTAGGCGCGGATGTCATCTTCGCTGTCGACGTTGGCTCCATCGATGACAACACCCCGCAAGCCTATGGTGACTCTCTATCTGGCTTCTGGAGCGTCGTCAACCGCTGGAACCCGTTCTCCTCGATTCCAAACCCGCCTACACTCTCTGAAATCCAGGCTCGGCTTGCCTATGTCTCGTCTATTGAGAATCTTGAACGCGCGAAGACGATGCCTGGATGTCTTTACATGCGGCCACCGATCGACCCGTACGGAACACTGGAATTTGGCAAGTTCGACGAGATCTACCAACTCGGGTACAATTTTGGAAAACAATACCTGGAAAGACTCAGGAATGAAGGATCGTTGCCTATCCCCGAGGAaacagaggagaagaagaagttgcaGAGAACTATGGCGCCGAGGAGGGCTAGTATTTGA
- a CDS encoding uncharacterized protein (COG:S;~EggNog:ENOG410PNEE;~InterPro:IPR003480,IPR023213;~PFAM:PF02458;~go_function: GO:0016747 - transferase activity, transferring acyl groups other than amino-acyl groups [Evidence IEA]), whose protein sequence is MGSILNYNDTSIPALTSLERIGPKGYLRYVFPFQLVEDYNIDEVATVLRTGYDALKDRIPVVACEAIPDVNLKQAGVLKLQRLHGSDIEDIVVKDLRNSDAFPQHYSELKKKGFPVAAFDADILCRRSVWPSPGERLPTSLVQANFIRGGLVLTWCILHMVGDGTSFYTWTKVWADECRRALQESIEPVHLDEAIWCDRSRMMIPSGRNPGSLKTHPEYTLLPFTPAGAPPKMLSPHHRGQVFYFSPVALKELKAEASPARAIVPSDQSWISTNDALSALLWRTVMAVQSPLATLEGDPVSVFNIAINGRKCTDPPVHPETQGCFLEYIAVSLPIREILGSCNLADLAILIRKAVLRADNQYTDDVMSLVEQLEDVDRLVPTAFLDVPGFNCILSSWVGFELYGLEWGSLLGRIKAVRTPSVGAINGLQIVLPLLPDGGVEILMGVEEGCLGRLLEEPLWMKYAVAR, encoded by the coding sequence ATGGGTTCGATATTAAACTACAATGACACCTCAATCCCAGCCCTCACATCACTGGAACGTATCGGCCCCAAAGGCTACCTCCGCTATGTCTTCCCTTTCCAGCTCGTCGAGGACTATAACATCGATGAAGTCGCCACAGTCTTGAGGACAGGATACGACGCCCTCAAAGACCGCATTCCAGTCGTCGCCTGCGAGGCCATTCCCGATGTCAATTTGAAGCAAGCCGGTGTCCTGAAACTGCAGAGACTTCATGGTTCAGACATCGAAGATATCGTAGTGAAAGATTTACGAAACTCGGATGCCTTCCCGCAACACTACTCAGAGCTCAAAAAGAAAGGCTTTCCCGTGGCCGCTTTCGACGCAGACATCCTATGCCGCCGGTCCGTTTGGCCAAGTCCAGGAGAGAGACTACCAACATCCCTCGTACAAGCGAATTTCATCCGCGGCGGCCTGGTCCTCACATGGTGCATCTTGCACATGGTTGGCGACGGAACATCATTCTACACCTGGACAAAGGTATGGGCCGACGAATGCCGGCGTGCGCTACAGGAATCCATCGAACCGGTCCATCTCGACGAGGCCATTTGGTGCGACAGAAGTCGCATGATGATACCATCTGGCCGGAATCCTGGGTCCCTGAAGACGCATCCAGAATACACTCTCCTTCCCTTCACTCCGGCAGGTGCACCGCCGAAGATGCTCTCTCCTCATCACCGCGGTCAAGTCTTTTATTTCTCACCTGTGGCGCTCAAAGAACTCAAGGCAGAGGCATCCCCGGCTCGCGCAATAGTGCCGTCGGATCAGTCCTGGATCTCTACCAACGATGCCCTCTCCGCCCTACTCTGGCGCACAGTCATGGCGGTACAGTCACCGCTTGCCACTCTAGAAGGCGATCCAGTATCCGTCTTCAACATCGCAATAAACGGCCGCAAATGCACAGACCCACCCGTCCACCCAGAGACCCAAGGCTGCTTCCTCGAATACATCGCCGTCTCTCTCCCTATCCGCGAAATCCTGGGTTCGTGCAACCTCGCCGACTTAGCAATCCTAATCCGCAAAGCTGTCCTCCGCGCAGACAATCAATACACAGACGACGTAATGTCTCTCGTCGAGCAACTCGAAGACGTTGACAGACTAGTTCCAACTGCATTCCTCGATGTGCCTGGGTTCAATTGCATTCTGAGCTCGTGGGTAGGGTTCGAGTTGTATGGGTTAGAATGGGGCTCGTTGCTTGGGAGGATTAAGGCCGTGCGGACGCCGAGTGTGGGTGCTATTAATGGGTTGCAAATTGTGCTTCCCCTATTGCCGGATGGGGGTGTCGAGATTTTGATGGGTGTTGAGGAGGGTTGTTTGGGGAGGTTGTTGGAGGAGCCGTTATGGATGAAGTATGCTGTGGCGAGGTAG
- a CDS encoding uncharacterized protein (COG:S;~EggNog:ENOG410PNI8;~TransMembrane:2 (n4-19c24/25o48-71i83-104o)): protein MTICFGFFITISYPLTIWFTMANCCRPVSYFWNKFSGAKGTYINANQLFLALGIINILSDFIVLLIPFPRIVAPQMSIRKKMAICGIMAVGVFACIASIVRIYYLSLFMNAADVNWLMGPVLLVHDRAVHCNRLRLSTTTSASCAASLPIRFN from the exons ATGACCATCTGCTTCGGCTTCTTCATCACGATTTCCTATCCGCTCACGATCTGGTTCACTATGGCAAATTGTTGCCGGCCGGTATCTTATTTCTGGAATAAGTTTAGCGGCGCCAAAGGGACATATATCAATGCCAACCAGCTCTTTCTCGCGCTAGGGATTATCAACATATTAAGCGATTTCATCGTCCtcctgatccccttcccgcgGATCGTGGCGCCGCAAATGAGCATTCGGAAAAAGATGGCTATTTGTGGGATTATGGCTGTCGGCGTTTT TGCCTGCATCGCCAGCATTGTCCGAATCTACTACCTTTCCCTCTTCATGAACGCAGCCGACGTCAATTGGCTCATGGGCCCGGTATTGCTGGTCCACGATCGAGCCGTGCATTGCAATCGTCTGCGCCTGTCTACCACAACTAGTGCCTCTTGCGCGGCAAGTTTACCAATCCGTTTTAACTAG